In the genome of Croceimicrobium hydrocarbonivorans, one region contains:
- a CDS encoding tetratricopeptide repeat protein, with protein sequence MRSKLILLSVLFFSLWSKPVLACGNFYGHTLDGEIRYTHDIYLSATMLSFDTDRLWVHKRELEEKIKEAPQNFKYKSDLSLVLMKLGMTDSALSILRPLIKLYPTEYNVVANLGTAFELKGKLDSALILIRKGYELNPDSHRGSEWIHIKILEAKIKAKNRNPIWMQKNPIITMEELEQRLGEGVRKAEQVNLDFNYQIRTRVPFTPAPNEVLNNLLETLGDFNKKHGTYEQAILAYAYSMRFSKNPTYNSKIRGKIKDLNLLMKENIRDHGLNPEFHSMLIRSEVDPMLLVHGLDDYAEHLDSIYRRNQSFDSLKLAKLQLDSVSKALEEKEKAMEEKTQKQTKQSYLYLLAGLAIGLSLGIIIKLLSKKRSA encoded by the coding sequence ATGAGGTCTAAGCTAATTCTGTTATCCGTACTCTTTTTCAGCCTGTGGAGCAAGCCTGTTTTGGCCTGCGGTAATTTTTACGGTCATACTCTGGATGGAGAAATTAGATATACCCATGATATATATCTAAGCGCCACCATGCTAAGTTTTGATACAGACAGACTTTGGGTGCATAAAAGAGAACTCGAGGAAAAGATTAAAGAGGCTCCCCAAAATTTTAAATACAAATCGGACCTGTCTTTAGTGCTTATGAAATTGGGCATGACCGATTCTGCATTAAGTATTTTAAGACCCTTAATTAAGCTCTATCCTACAGAATATAATGTGGTCGCCAACCTGGGCACCGCCTTTGAACTGAAAGGGAAATTAGACAGTGCATTGATCTTGATTCGCAAGGGCTATGAGCTTAATCCCGATTCACATCGAGGGAGCGAATGGATTCATATTAAAATCCTGGAGGCCAAAATCAAGGCTAAAAACAGGAATCCTATCTGGATGCAAAAGAACCCCATCATCACCATGGAAGAATTAGAGCAGAGGTTGGGAGAAGGAGTACGAAAAGCCGAACAAGTAAACCTCGACTTCAATTACCAAATTCGAACCCGCGTACCCTTCACTCCTGCTCCGAATGAGGTGCTCAATAATCTATTAGAAACGCTGGGCGACTTCAATAAAAAACATGGGACCTATGAGCAAGCTATTTTGGCCTATGCTTACTCCATGAGATTCAGTAAAAATCCAACATATAATTCTAAAATTCGGGGAAAGATTAAGGATCTAAATCTCCTGATGAAAGAGAACATACGTGATCATGGTTTAAACCCAGAATTCCACTCTATGTTGATACGAAGTGAAGTAGATCCCATGCTATTAGTTCATGGTTTGGATGATTATGCCGAGCATTTGGATTCCATCTACCGTCGAAATCAAAGTTTTGATTCCCTTAAATTGGCAAAGCTTCAACTCGACTCTGTTTCTAAGGCCCTAGAAGAAAAAGAGAAGGCGATGGAGGAGAAAACACAAAAGCAAACAAAGCAAAGCTACCTTTATCTGCTAGCAGGTTTGGCCATTGGTTTAAGCCTAGGAATAATCATTAAACTGCTTTCCAAAAAAAGGTCGGCATGA